A stretch of the Uranotaenia lowii strain MFRU-FL chromosome 3, ASM2978415v1, whole genome shotgun sequence genome encodes the following:
- the LOC129758302 gene encoding cuticle protein CP14.6-like, producing the protein MYSKLIVLTTLVVLSVAAPQRRVAAGGPESQAVILSQDQNLDPSGAYNYRYETSNGISAQQSSFDGANAAGEYSYTGTDGNLYRVVYTADTQGFQAQGNHLPVEPPVPDHVLKGLEDIRRSPPRDPEFNLAALDATIARLRATLGK; encoded by the exons ATGTATAGCAAATTG ATTGTGTTGACGACTTTGGTTGTGCTAAGTGTGGCGGCACCTCAAAGAAGAGTTGCAGCTGGTGGTCCAGAATCGCAGGCAGTCATCCTTTCACAGGATCAGAACCTGGACCCAAGTGGTGCGTACAACTATCGATATGAGACGAGCAACGGAATTTCGGCTCAACAGTCGAGCTTCGATGGGGCAAATGCTGCTGGAGAGTACTCTTACACCGGTACAGATGGAAATCTGTACAGAGTAGTGTATACTGCCGATACCCAGGGATTCCAAGCCCAAGGCAATCATCTTCCAGTGGAACCCCCAGTACCAGATCACGTGCTTAAGGGATTGGAAGATATCCGTCGCAGTCCTCCAAGGGACCCAGAATTCAATCTGGCAGCTCTGGACGCCACGATTGCCAGACTTCGTGCCACACTCGGAAAGTAA